The following nucleotide sequence is from Echeneis naucrates chromosome 17, fEcheNa1.1, whole genome shotgun sequence.
ggcttttattcacatcaagtttaaaaatattttctttggggaaacctaaaatatatattttaatgcagGTTATAACAGCTCGTGTTCCATtttagaacaaaaacaaactggtttCCATTAGCAACAACAGATCAAAGGAATccttgatgatgtcattgtaACATCTTCAAAGGAATTCTTgttgatgtcactgtgacatcaaaGACTAAATAGATTTCCCTGTAAATAGCCTGAGGTTCTGGCTTAAACTCTCCATAGCTAGCGGTCAGTCAGCGAACAAGCAAGCAAGCGAACAAGCGAACAAgtgaagacacacaaagttcAACCTGTCAAACATGGAAGACTTCCAACCTACAGTGGACTTCTACCTCAGCAGCCTCGAAGAGGAGGTGAGATCTGAACTTCAGGACGACGAAGTCAGACTTGCCCAGAGCAAAACCCCGGGGGTGGTCCTCCTTCGAATGCAGGAGAACTCACTGACAAATTTCCTGGAAATGCTCCAAGAGAACAAAGATGGCAAcctcaacaacaactggagccacgagaagaagcagatggagaGCGACATCAGGCGCCTGAAAGCCCTGCTGGACGAGGCTCAGGCCAAAGCTGTCCCATCTCCAAAGGCCCAAACTGAAGCTCTGCAGGCTgacctgacaaagacaaagaagatcCTGAATAGATTTAAAATGGACCTGGAGCATCAGACCTCCGAAAACTGGAACCTTCAGCTCAAACTGAAGACCgttcagaaagagaaggacgccCTTCAACAAGAAGTCGAGACCTtccagaaagagaaggacgccCTTCAACAAGAAGTAGAGACTGTCAAGGAAGAGAAGGACGCCCTTCAACAAGAAGTCGAGACTgtcaagaaagagaaggacgccCTTCAACAAGAAGTAGAGACTGtccagaaagagaaggacaccCTTCAACAAGAAGTAGAGACTgtcaagaaagagaaggacgccCTTCAACAAGAAGTCGAGACTGTCAAGGAAGAGAAGGACGCCCTTCAACAAGAAGTAGAGACTGTCCAGAAAGAGAACGGGGCTCTTCAACAAGAAGTGGAGGCAAAGAAGGCAGAGGTGCAGATTGTGAAGCAACTGCGCAACATGGCTGACAAGGAGCTGGAGAAAATCACTAGTTATCTGGAGAACCAGCTCCTTGAGCAGTATTCAACCACAAAAGCTCTGGACAAAGAGCTGAAATTTGAAGTGAGGAAAACTGACAACCTGAGAGCCGTACTTcggaaagagaaggaggaggcaaAGACCGCTCTGGAGCAATGCCAGGTGTCCCACAAAGTCCAGCTggcagaagctgcagcagagaccaGCAGTGTCAGAGCCGCCCTCAACAAGGCAGAAGACCAACTGGAGACGGAgcgcctccacttcctgcaacAGAAAACCTCCCTGGAAGAAGAGAACAACCTCCTTAAGACTGTTTTtagtaaaaaagaagaagaactgcaGAGTCATTGTCACCAGTGGCAGCAGGAGAAAACCTCCCTGCTGGAGGAGATGGACATTTCCAAAGCGTCCTATacagctcagcttcagcagAAGAACGACGAGATCGCTGCCTTTCTGAATGATCTCAACCTTCAGCTGGAGAAAGCCCGTctggagtgggaggaggagaaattgTCCCTGGTTCAGGCCAAGGACGACGTGATGAGGACTCTGcaggagaaagaacaagagacGGAGAACATGGAGTCCTGCATGAAGACCCGGCTGGAAGAGCTGGAGCGAAAAATCACtcagaagaaaaggaggaagtggtACCGAAAGCTCTTCTAATGCCCAGATCCAGAACTCCAACCGCAGAGAAgaattctgtcttttcttttcttctcctgcggtttcttcccatcatcctctgccTTATCagaaacttttccttttcttcttcggCTGCCTTTTGGCCGATTTCCTCACTTTCACTTCTTCTGTCCTCTATCACtctaccttaaaaaaaaaaaaaaaaaacaacaacaaaaaaaaaactaaaaaaaactaaaaaatttaaaaaaaaaagttgttctCATTGGTTTGTTATTGAGGTTGTTAAGttggacaacaacaacatttaaacacTTGGCCAACTGTGAGGGCCGATCTGATGAGTTTGCATTTCAAAGATATGAATTCAGAGTTATCGTTTTTCTTTGAGATCCAGGACTAAACTTATTGGTGtttcagcaacaataacaagtgaaaaaacaacaaatcaaactaTGTCAAAACTAAATAGGTATTAATTTCATATCTTATAATATATGTTGCCATTTTGAGGTGGTCACTTGCTCCTTTATTTTGAGGGTTAAAACATTAAGACATCAAATTTACAGGAAGAAAtcaaaacaatcaacaacaacaataaaatataaaataaaataataaaataaaactgtttcattGCCAAGAGCTTTGagtccaaacacacagatgatTAGAAACATTATCATCATCTCTCTGTAAATTGGATTCCCCCCCTTTGACTGTGAAccctgagagagaaacacactgcCCTCCCTCCAAAAGCTCCTCCCTGTCCGGATGGTCCTGTGTTCCCTCCCCTTCACAGATCTGAAACTAGGAGGGGGGATATAAACTTGCTGTTACCTGCAGGAAACGATCAGTCTGACTCACTGCAGCGAGTGAACAacagcagaaggagcagagaTCTGTTTCCCCTCAGAGCTCAGATATCGTTTCTGTTCAGAGGAAGCGAAACTGTTGGACAGAAACTCACTGGAGGTGAAATGGAGCAGCAGGGAAATCAGCTGGATGGACAGAAACTCtgctgttccatctgtctggatctactgaaggatccggtgacgactacctgtggacacagctactgtatgaactgtattaaacCCCACTGGGATGGACAGGACgaaaagaaaatctacagctgccctTACTGTAGGAAGAATTTCACATCGAAGCCTGTCCTGGAAAAAAGTACAATGTTTGCAGTTTTAGTGGAGGATCATAAGAAGTTTGTACTCCTAGATGCTCCTGAagatcactgctatgctggacctgaagtTTTGGCCTGTGATGTCTGCGCCGGGACAAAACTGACAGCTGTCAAGTCCTGTCTggtttgtttggcctcttactgtgagaaacccctgcagcctcattatgaatCAGATAAAttcaagaaacacaagctggtggagccctctgagaagctccaggagaacatctgctctcgtcatgatgaggtgatgaagatgttctgccgtactgatcagcagtgtatctgttatctctgctctgtggaggaacataaaggccacgacacagtctcagctgcagcagaaaggactgagaggcagagagagctggagctgagtcgacaacaaatccagcagagaatccaggacaaagatgtgaagctgcttcaacaggaggtggaggccatcaacggctctgctgataaagcagtggaggacgctgagaagatcttcactcagctgatcccagttaaaaacaacaaactgacgGTGCTGACTGATTTcagcttcacaataaaagcaggaaaggaaaagagttCATCAAAAACCCAAAGTCCTAAAACCAGTCCTGTTTTCTTAtcttactttattcattttgccTGCATACTTCTCCAAACACAATtcagaaagacaataaaaaaaagtggacttcctgttttccatCACAAATGTAGCATgagttgctttttatttttattttttttcagcgGTTTTATTTAGAAAGTGAACCCTTTTAAAAGGAGATTTAGGGTCAAGCAGCCAGGAAGCCAAATAGAAAAACGTTTGATACGACTGACATTTTCTAATCAGAATAATCAGAAACAGAATAATTTATTGATCCTCAGACAACGCAACATTAGATCAATATATAAGTCCCAGCAAATCAGACAGAGAACTATCACCATATACACAGTTAAGAGGTATAATATGGATCGAATGGAAGAATTACACTTCATGTAAAATATGTcaagcacaaaataatttttttgaacacactggatataaaataaaattaaatagataaaaagacttgaaacttgaaccattcaaatatatttatgaaggcttttattcacatcaagtttaaaaatattttctttggggaaacctaaaatatatattttaatgcagGTTATAACAGCTCGTGTTCCATtttagaacaaaaacaaactggtttCCATTAGCAACAACAGATCAAAGGAATccttgatgatgtcattgtaACATCTTCAAAGGAATTCTTgttgatgtcactgtgacatcaaaGACTAAATAGATTTCCCTGTAAATAGCCTGAGGTTCTGGCTTAAACTCTCCGTAGCTAGCGGTCAGTCAGCGAACAAGCAAGCAAGCGAACAAgtgaagacacacaaagttcAACCTGTCAAACATGGAAGACTTCCAACCTACAGTGGACTTCTACCTCAGCAGCCTCGAAGAGGAGGTGAGATCTGAACTTCAGGACGACGAAGTCAGACTCGCCCAGAGCAAAACCCCGGGGGTGGTCCTCCTTCGAATGCAGGAGAACTCACTGACAAATTTCCTGGAAATGCTCCAAGAGAACAAAGATGGCAAcctcaacaacaactggagccacgagaagaagcagatggagaGCGACATCAGGCGCCTGAAAGCCCTGCTGGACGAGGCTCAGGCCAAAGCTGTCCCATCTCCAAAGGCCCAAACTGAAGCTCTGCAGGCTgacctgacaaagacaaagaagatcCTGAATAGATTTAAAATGGACCTGGAGCATCAGACCTCCGAAAACTGGAACCTTCAGCTCAAACTGAAGACTgtcaagaaagagaaggacgccCTTCAACAAGAAGTCGAGACTgtcaagaaagagaaggacaccCTTCAACAAGAAGTAGAGACG
It contains:
- the LOC115057237 gene encoding E3 ubiquitin/ISG15 ligase TRIM25-like — protein: MEQQGNQLDGQKLCCSICLDLLKDPVTTTCGHSYCMNCIKPHWDGQDEKKIYSCPYCRKNFTSKPVLEKSTMFAVLVEDHKKFVLLDAPEDHCYAGPEVLACDVCAGTKLTAVKSCLVCLASYCEKPLQPHYESDKFKKHKLVEPSEKLQENICSRHDEVMKMFCRTDQQCICYLCSVEEHKGHDTVSAAAERTERQRELELSRQQIQQRIQDKDVKLLQQEVEAINGSADKAVEDAEKIFTQLIPVKNNKLTVLTDFSFTIKAGKEKSSSKTQSPKTSPVFLSYFIHFACILLQTQFRKTIKKSGLPVFHHKCSMSCFLFLFFFSGFI